The region CGGTTAGTAAGTTTTAGTAAACTAAAAGTGGTATATTTGTGTACATATGTTTATTTAAGATTGACATAGGTGTTTTGTTGTGATTAATTGAAGTCGTCACATGGCAAGGGAACGTCTCATCGGCGGTAATTTTGTCCACCTAAGAACACGGAGCAGGAGTCAGTCATGCAGGAAAGATTTTGCAAATGCGGTAACCGGGTAATGGTCCAATACCACAGCAAAAAAGATGCAGCATGGTTTACCCGTTTCTGGGTGATGGGAAACACTTTCGGCAAGACCATCCGGGTCTGTCCGGTTTGCGGTTCCCCTCTTGATATCAACAGTCTCAACTAAATAGTTAATCATTTTTACCTGCGCATTTTTGCAAACAGAAACGCGGAAGCTTTTAAGGCGATAGTTTTTCGCATGAATATTTTTCTAAATTTCCGTGGGCTTCTCCCCTGTTGCCTGCGCGAAAAAGCACCATCTCATCACACACTTAATTCATCTCTCATCATCATGGCAGGCTGTCTTCCGGGCAGTCTGCCATACCCCCCTGATCCTGTATGTGGAATTGATATCCGTAAGAGGAGTTCTTTTTTGTTTATGCGGGATCAGCCCTCTAGGAGGGCTATACCGGCTGGACCGCAGGCGGGCGGACTGATAAAGGGTTTGTTGTTAATTCTTTTAAGCCTGATTTTGCGGAGGACCGGATGGGTAAATGGATTGTTGATTTTCAAGGGCGTAACCACTCCACAGCAATTAAGCTGAATTTCCTGTGGCAGCAGGATAATATTTTCATCATGGATAATCACCGGGCGGCATTATGGTGCTGGCTTGATGTATTGAAAAAAAGTGAATCAGTTAACCTCTTCCATGTTGACCGTCATTTTGATGCTCTGTTTTCCGCTAAGGATTATGCTCATTTCCCGCATGATGATTTTGAGGGTTTTGGGATAAAGGAATATCTTGAATTCGGTTATGATAATGATTTTTTTGCCGTAACGCCTTTGTTCCGCTGGGATAACTATCTGGGTCTATTTATTGAAAAGTATGGCGAGAAGATAGGTGAATGGGCTTTTGCTACCCATGGCAAAGGTTCGGCTCCCCGGAATATAGGTTTCGCGGCCTATGAACCGTGGGAATTGCCCGCCGCTCTGAATAAATTGGAGGGGAATTGGATATTCAACCTTGATCTTGACTATTTCTTCGGCCGTATGGCCGATAATAAAATGGGGCGTTTATTTACCGATGCTTACATAAATGATTGGGGAAATGAACTTCGCAAGGCTTATGATACAGGGACAATTAAAGTTCTGACCATTAGCCTCAGTCCGGAATGCGCTGCCGGGTGGGCGGGGGCTGAAGCCGCGCTCGCCGCATTCAATGAGGGACTGGGAATCAGTTTTACCCTACCTGAATAGAGTTTTTGTAAAAACCGGTTTTCCATAATGGAGACCGGTTTTTTTGTAACAACGGTTAGTCCCTGTTCCATACTTTGAATTTGTGATTGGCAAAGAAGTCGGTATATAGCTCTTCGGCTTTTTCTTTAAACTTTTCGTCATGCATTATCAGTACGCTTAGAGCTTCGTATTTAAAATAAGCCACTACATCTTCCCAATCTATTTCTTCTTTATTATTCTTAAATCTAAACCCTTGAAGGCCGGGTTCCACAAGTTTTTGAGTCATGGGATCATCAACGCCGGCCGTCTTAAAAAAATCACAAATTTCATTTTTTACATTTTCTGGCCAGTCTGTTTCGCCAAGGGGAATGAGGTCCTGAAATTTATTTTCCTGTCCTTTTTTTAAGATATACATATTAAACTCCGTATTTTTCCATATTGTTATATTTATTATGGAATAAAAGTAATTCTTTTTCAAGAAAATCCGGTCAGATAAAATGAAAATCAACTGCAATCAAGATCATGTCGGCATACTGACTGGTAAATGTAACCACTTCGCCATGAAGCCTGCTGCTATGATGTGTAGATCTATCTCCATAGACACTTCTCCCATTCTGAGGAAAATGTACCAGCCTCTTCCCAGCTGTTCCCCCCGGTCCTTCCTGACACCCGGCCGGGGGGAAATCAGGGGGAATTAAAGTTATCGCCTGCAATATCTTCCATTATTAAATTTATTCTTTGACCCGCAAAAATCTTCCTATGATCTGACCTGTCGCCGGAGCTTTACGTGCGTCGTCAAATTCAGTCTTAAGGAAAGTCAGCGCTGAGCAGTCCTGTGAAAATACGAGCGTTCTGATCTGAGAATTTCCGCCTTTTCCATAATCGATGATGTCTGTAATGTAGAGAGTATTTCCGGAAACAGTTACGGACCTGTTGACCTCATTTTTGTCAAGTTTCCATTTATATTGCACGTAATCTTTATTGGCTGGGATGATATAATTATCGTAGTGGCTGCCGTCTGTTTTCTCGCCTGTTGCGATGTGAAGCGTAGCTTCTGCTGTAACCATGTTGTTCTTATAGTGTACGGTCACCCGGCCTTTGAAGGTTCCTGCAAACCGGGAATTATTCATTCTTGCGGTTTCTTGCGTATTAGTCTTTTGAGGGGCGGGGGCTTTTGTTTCTTCGGCTTCAAAAATTCCGTAGCGCGGACGTTTGAGATCTCTAAGGTTATTCATATCCTGCGCCAAACCGGCGGAGCAGGTTATGAATGTCAGGAGCATTGCGATAAAAAAAATCTTCATATGTGTGACTCCGTTGTTTTGCTAGAGATATTTGCTGGTCCAGTGTATTGTATCGGCATATTTATCAGGAGGAAAATGATTATGGTCAGGTTTGCTTTTATCTCTTTGCTGTTCGCTTTGGTCTTTTTTGTATCTGTACCCTATCTTCATGCTGAAATGAAGATTACCCTTAAAGACGGAAAGGTTCTTAATATTCCTGTCTCTGAAAATGAGGTGGAATCAATCCAATATGCTGAGCCGGATGAACCGGAAGAAGTTTTTCCGGAAAAAGCTATCCGGGTCCAAAGTGCTAAGTACGGAAATGTCAGCTTCGAACTGGAAGGACAGTTGGGGTATAAACAGTATTTCTGCAATGCCAAAGAGGCGCTGGTAAAAAAATGTGACGGTAAAAATAAATGCCGGGCTGTTGTCGGCAATTCCTTCTGTGGTGATCCCTATCCAGGAAAAGGTAAATATTTATATGTTGAATACACATGCGGACAGAAACTCAAACGGGCAAAAAAATCTCAGACTGAGATAATGATATTGAGCTGTCCGTGATCTGGCTTTGAATTATCCGGTAGGCCCGTTTTTTGCTTTCATCAGCTGAAGTGAAAAATATTCCTGCTGGAGGTTAGCGTATGCGGAATACTTTGGCACTGGGCCTCGTACTGCTCAGTGGCATGCTGCTTTTAAATTCAGGGCTTGAGGTCTACCGTTGCTTTGTTCCCAATAAAATAGAAGAACCGCGACCGGTCCGGCTTGTCCGGATAGAAGGAAAAAATTGTCCCCTTTATTTTCCACAGGGGCAGTAGGAAAATCACCCCCCTTCCTGTAAATCAGGCAGGGGGGTGTTTTTTATGAATTCGTTAAAATCATGCAGAAAACCGGATTTCTCCCGGTTGACCATCAGGTGGAGTTTAAAGGTGTAAAGAGGCTTATCAAGCATCTTGAACTCATTCATTACATGTCCTGATCTTTTTACCAGTCCGGGTAGGGTGCTTTTATTGCAAATCGCCGCATCTACCCTTTTTTTTAGCAGGAGTTCCAGCATCTGGCTGGTTGAGTAGACAGCGTGCCGGTTAAGCTGTCCTTTTTTAAAATACTCATCCAGCGGTCCGTAAGAATTACCATGCAGAACTGCAATGGTTCTTCCTGTCAGAGAGAGCAGATCCGATTTTGTAAGTGGAGAATTTTTGCGTACCAGCAGATAGTCTCCTACCGTCCATAAGGGTAGTGAGTTTCTGTATTTTGAGTTTATTTCATCACAGAGGAACATAGGTGAACTCAGAGCAAAAGCGTCTGCTTTTCCGGTCGCGAGTATTTTGCCGATTCTTGCTCTTGGCAAACACTTATATTCAAGGTCGTATTCTGGGTGCTGGGCCTGAAATTTATCCAGCATATCGATAAATAACCCATGCATACTTTTTGAGGGTTCCTTTTTACTCGTTACAATGTAAAAGGGTGGGAACTTGTATCCGAATATTATTTTTACATGCTGGCAGGACGCAGAGCCCGCATAACTGAATGTAGGCGTCAGCAGGAAAAATACAATTGATATTATAAAAGTTTTTATCGGTGATATGGACATATCTTTTTTGAATATGGGTTTATAGTTTAAAACTGGTTTGGGAGATGATGAGTAGATGTATCCTTTATTGAAGTTTTTTTCAGCTTGTTTTTTGTTTCTCGCTGTTTTGGTGACAGGATATTTTTTCATAAAATGGTTTACTGCGCCGCTTTTTCATATCGGAAGTCTGGAGCAGGGGCAGGTTCTGAGGTTTAATGACACAGATTTGCTGCCGGAATTTGAAAATGAAGAGTTGCGAGTGCTCAGTTATAATCTGGGATTTGCCGCCGGACCGGTTCAGATTACTTTGGCCGATGATCATCCGGAATCTTTCTATACTTCCAATCTAGATAAATTTATTGAGCTGGTCAGGGCAAAAAAGGCTAACATTCTGCTTTTGCAGGAGGTGGATCTTGATTCAAAACGCTCTTGGTACATGAATCAGCTTGATTACATCATGCAGGAGCTGGGTTGGGGATATGCAGCTCCGGTGGTGGACTGGGATATGTTTTTTCCTTTTAGAAAAGAACGCAAAATAACCAAAGCCACCGTGGTTATATCCAAATTTCCTATGGTCAGTAATGAGTACACACTGACTTCCTGTAAGCCTAATTTTGAAAATATGCTCCTGAATCTGTTTTACTATCCGCTGCTTTGGAAATCCACAATGCAGCGGGTAGGGCTGAAGGTAAACGGTAAAATTCTGGATATCTATAATGTCCATCTGTGTGTCTGGAATAGAGCGGCCCGTGTGGCACAGGCAGAATTTCTGACTGAATGGATAAATAGGGAGAGTGCCGGCAATAATTATCTCATCGGCGGGGACTTCAATTTTCAGGCTTATATCCGGGGCACGCCAGTTCCAAATGATGATTTAAAGAAGATACCGTTTATAAAAGGATTTCGGGAGCGTTTGAAAGGTTGCGGTGAGATCCTGAGCAACTTCAATAGTTCGGCTGAGGAGCTTCATAAAAATTATACATTTGCAGAACGCAAACATCGCTACGACTTTCTCTTTTATTCCCAAGGACTGCATCGTGATGGGGGTGAAGTCGTTAGGACCATTGACTCCTCTGATCATTTTCCGGTGTTCGGACGATTTAAAATTGCGGAATAAATAGTGCTGATAAGTAGAATAATGCAATTGAATAGGAGTAACCTATCTGTAGGGCTAAAAAAATGCTATAAGAACAAACAGTAAAAAAAAGTTGCGTTATGTTCGGTTCATGTCACGAAACTTGGGGGACGTGATGAAGATAAATAAAAGTTCTTTTGCCGTAGTTAGTCTGGTTTTATTTTTTGCGTATTACGTTCTTATTATTCCGCAGGCCGAGGCAAAAGATATTTTTATTGTTCACAGCTATGCTTTGGATAATATCTGCGGCGACCCGCAACATCAGGGAGTTTTGGAAAGTCTGGCCAAGGCCGGATTTGTGGAAGGGGATAACCTTACGGTGTACAAATACGCTATGGATACCAAGAAGGTGAACAATACCCCGGAATTGATCGCTCAACAGGCTGAGATTGTCCTTGAAAAAGTGAAAGCGCAGCATCCTGATGTTCTGGTTCTGCTGGATGACAATGCATTCCGGACCGTGGGGCTAAGGCTTGTGGATACGGATATCAATATTGTCTTTTGCGGCTTGAACGGGCAGCCCGAAGATTATGACCGCAAGGTAAAGTGGATGACTTCGAAGAGCCGTCCGGGTCACAATATTACCGGAGTATATGAGAAACTTCATTTTATTGAAGCGTGTCTGGTTCAGCAGAAGATTATTCCTGACCTCAAAAAAATTTTGGTGATCGGAGACGAATCTCCCACCGGAAAGGCCATTCTGAAGCAGATTAATAAAGAGCTGGAAGAGTCCGAGTTAGGTCCGGGCCTTGAGATAGAAATACGCATAGCCCCCAGTTGGGAAGAGTATAAAAAAATACTGGGTCAGGCCTGCTCCGATTCATCAATCGGGACAATTTATCCCTCGGCAACTTTACTTAAAGACAGCAAATCCGGAGCACATTCTACCTCGGAGATTGTTGAATGGACCGTAGCCCATTGCCGAACTCCGGGAATTCCCTTGAATTACTCCTTTGCCCGGCTTGGAATGCTGGGAGGTGTAGGAGTTGATTTTATCGCTATGGGCAGGCAGGCAGGGAAAATGGTAGCGCAAATAATGAAAGGGACGTCCCCCGGTGATATCCCTATCGAAGAAGCCGAGCGTTATGCTTTGGTTTTCAATCTTAGAAGGGCCCGTGAACTGGGAATGGAAATTCCGATTGATATACTTATGGCTGCTGACGTTGTTTACAAATAGAAGATATCCTTTTCGCTGCGATGAAGAATAAAATTTCTTATAAATTGTCCTCGCTGGTGGCTGCCGCAATTTGCGGTATGGCCCTTGTTGCTGCTCTGGCTATGGGCGGCGTATTTTCCTACAGCTATTTTAATACCCTTAAGGATGAGTTCCATAACCGGGTAAGCGCTGAAGGGCAGGAAGTCAGTCTTGAACTGTACAGCTTTCTGCATCGGGCCATGGCCCGCCTTGGCGAGCTCAGCAAGGATAACTCCATCCGTGTAGCTACGATGATGGGAGTGGACTATCCTCTTTCCGAAAAACTTTCCGAGTATGACCAGTCTCCGCTGGGCCTTGATTTTTATGTCATGCGTAAGGATGACGGCAGGATTTTCGATTCTTCCGGAAAGATGTTCTATAAATCTTATGTACTTGCTGCGCTTCTCGACCCTCCTCACCGTTGTTCATTCTGCAGGAAAGATGATGGCGGATTTATAACTGTTTTTTCGCTACCTATCCGCAGCCGCTCAAAGATTGTGGGAAGCGCCGCCTGTCTGGTTGATTTCTCCCGGTCGGAGGTGAAATCCACAATACAGAATTCTGAAATGAGCAGAATGGTGCTTTTTGAGAAAGGAAAGGCTTATGATCTCCTTACCGGAGCCCCCCTGCCTTTTGAGCTTGATGAAGAAGTCGCAAATGGGGATCTTATAAACGTCACCCTGAATAACGACCAGCACGGGGTTCTCTATCGCAGTTCTCTGGTTCCTGGATTGTCTTATTTTGTATCTAATGACAGTCTTGACGAGTCCTTGCAGCATACATTTTGGTTGCTGTTTCCTCTTTTCGGCGCGGTAATCGGGCTATGTCTCATGGTTTCTCTTTACCTCAGCAGTATCCTGACCCGTCCGTTAAGCGAAATGACTGATTCCGCGGAAGAGATTTCCAATGGCCGGGAAGAGGATCTCCCTGACCGTAAGAGTATGATCACTGAGATCAACGCCTTGGGGGGAGCTCTCGCTTCCATGCTGGAAAGCCTGCGTAAAAACAGAGGGTTGGAACAGTATCAATTCTTTTTTGATAACGTTGATGATCTCGTCTGCATTACCGATATTGATGGCTTTTTTCTAAAGGTCAACAGCCGTGGAACGGATTTTCTGGGCTACGGGTATGATGAGTTTTTGAAAAAAACAATTTTTGAAATTATGCCTCCTTATGAGCGCGATAGTTTGCGGTGCATCCTGAACAGTATCTTTACCGACGAAGGAGCCATGCAATTTGAATGTCCGGTAATTGCCAAATCCGGGGAGATTGTGCACACGGATGTTAGGTCTCGGAGGATTGCTTACGAGGGACAAAATGTTTTGCTGAGCGTTGTCCGTGATGTTACTGACCGTAAGCGTGATGAAGAAGAGCTCCAGCGTTATGCCGCCGAGATTCTGAAGGCCAAGGAGGTGGAAGAGAGAAATTCCGCCCATATGGCAGAGACTCTGAAAAAGCTGGAAGAGGCCATGGCCCGTGCGGAAGTGGCCAACCGCACCAAAAGTGAATTTCTAGCCCAGATGAGTCATGAAATTCGTACCCCCATGAACTCTATTCTGGGCATGGCTGATATGCTTTCAGATACTCCACTTACTGCTGAACAGAAGAGTTATGTATCTATTTTCAGCGATTCAGGTAGAGCCCTGATGAATCTTATCAATGATATTCTGGATATTTCAAAGATTGAATCCGGTAAGCTGCTTCTTGAAAATACGGTATTTAATATTGATGATCTAGTTGATGAGGTCGCAGGCATCATGTCAGTAAGTGCATGGAAAAAGAGACTTGTTTTTGCCTGCCATGTGGACCCTCTTTGTCCCGAACAATTCAAAGGTGATCCAACCAGAATCAAACAGATTCTGGTCAACCTGCTCAGCAATGCGATAAAATTCACCGATACCGGCAGTGTGACGCTGGCTATTTCAAGTCGGTCCGGTTCGGCGGATAAGGCAACACTGCACATGGTTGTCAGTGACAGTGGAATAGGTATTTCCGAGGAGAAGCTGAAAGTAATTTTTGATAATTTTGTACAGGCGGACTCCTCGACTACCCGCAAGTACGGCGGAACCGGGCTTGGGCTATCAATTACCAGAAATCTGGTGGAGATGATGGGCGGTAATATTACCGTGCATAATTTAACCTCCGGCGGGGCAGAATTCAGGGCCGATATTCAAGTCGGGCAAGTTTCTTTACCGGAAGAGGGTAGCGCAGCTGTCAGAACTGCTGTGCAGGAGCGTGAAATTCTGGTCATTGATGAGCATGATCTGGTCGGAAACTATATCTGTAAGTGCCTCACTCAATGGGGAGCAAAATGTATGCATTCCGGTGATTTGAATTTCGCCTGCGTGCAAAATAAGTCCTGCCGGAGCAATGCCGAGCTGATAATTGTTTCTGACAGACTGGGAGAAGAGGACGGACTTAGCGAAGTTGAGGCTATTAAAGCCAGATTGAATTGCAAAAATCCAGTACTCTGCACTATGTCATCTTCGCCCGGGGTGAGCAGTAACCGGCCTGAAATTAATTATCTTTTCGGGGTTAAAGGCAGTATGGGCTGGCCTGTAACCCGCGGCGGACTGAGGCGAGCAATGCTCGAAATCTATGGCATTAGCGTTAACCGGCCGATAGAAAAGGAAAGTTTTGTCGAACTGAATCCGCTGCGTCTACTTATTGCCGATGATTCGGAAAACAACCGCACGCTTTTTGACTTTTTCCTCAAGGATACACCTTTCAGGCTCTGGTATGCCAGCGACGGTGAAGAGGCTGTGCAGATTTACCGTGAAAATAATTTTGACCTTGTACTGATGGATATCCAAATGCCCGTTAAAGACGGACTTGATGCTACTCGGGAGATCAGGGCTTACGAGCTGGAAAACGGTTATCCTTCCACCCCGGTGATAGCTCTTTCCGCCAGCAGCCGGGAGGAAGATAAGAAAAGATGCCTCGAGGCCGGGTGCAACGGATTCATGAGTAAACCGATCAAAAAAATTGTCCTGATAAAAGGCATCCTCAAGTACGGTTCTTAATTATATTTTATTTTTTGCGGAGCCAGTTTCCCAGTGCTTCCTGCAGCGCGGACGCGGCCAGATGGGCGCAATGGGTTTTGTCTTTCGGCAGTCCTCCCAGTTTCTCAAGTATGTTCTCCCCACCTATTTCGGAAGCCCGGTCAATAGTTTTACCGCTGCATAGTTCACAGGCCATATCGCCGCTGACTATGCTGGGACCACATCCGGTTGTGAAGAATGATGCCTCGGTAATGGTCTCGTTTTCCACTTTGAGGAATATTTTAATTAAATCACCGCAGGTCCCCTTCATTTCTCCTACAGAATCAGGATTATCCATGAGTTTTGCGTAGGTGGGGTTATGCCAGCGTGAAGTCTCTCCCCCGAACATATCGTGGGCTGCGTCATTGCATTGCTGCTGAATATCGGAAAGAATATTGTCCAGATCATCAACCATAAAAAACTCCTTGTTTGAATAGGCGAATTGAGGTTGGCTCATGCAGGAATAAAATGCAATAATCTTTTAGCATTTTTTTGTCCTTCCGATATTAATATTGTAATTATACAGGATTTATTGTTGAATAGAAGGAAGTCGGATTTTTTATAATGGAATTAAGACAACTCAGATATTTTATTGCCGTAGCCGAAGAGTTACATTTCGGCAGGGCGGCCCGCAGGGTCCACATAGCCCAGCCTCCTTTCTCACAGCAGATCAAGGGACTGGAAGAGGAGATTGGCGCACGTCTGCTGGAGCGTAACAGCCGAAAGGTGCGGCTGACCAATGAGGGCAGATATTTTTACAAGCAGGCCATGGATATCGTGGCGCATGCTGAAGAGGCGGTGGCGACAGCAGGACGAATGGCCAAAGGTGAATATGGCAATGTCCGGGTGGGATTTCTTGAAATCGCCATGGACAGCCTTCTGCCCGAGGCGGTGCGTTCATTCAGCCACCGTTATCCCGGAGTCTCAGTGCGTTTAAGTCAGTTCGGGGCTGCCATCCAGCTGGAAAAAATTCATTCGGGTGAACTTGATGTGGGATTTTGCACTGTGTATCTTAATGCGATGGAGGGGCTTTCCTCGGTTAAACTGTTTTCAAAAAAACATGTTCTCGCCGTGCCGGAAGATCATATCTTTACCGCAAAAAAAAGCGTATCATTGCAGGATATCGCAAGTGAGAACCTGCTTATGTTCCCCCGGACCGGGCAGCCGGATCTTTATGATTCCATTATGGAGGCATTTACCTCCAGGGGGCTGGTCCCGAATGTCCGGCAGGAAATATCCGGCCTTTCCGGGGCGTCAGCCCTGATCTCTTCCGGCATGGGAGTTGCCTTTCTTCCAGACAACAGCCGTGTTTCCAGAAAAGGTATCGCCATGGTTCCTATCAGCGAGAAATTCCCCAGTATGGATATTTTCATGGTCTGGAACAGGGAGGATTATTCCAATACGGCAGGTGTTTTCATGGAATGGGTGGCTGACTATTTTTCGGTTTCCGGCGCTTTTGCCGGAGAAGTCAGCGGTTAGTTTGTTTTTTCAGGGTTGGTAAATGACTGATATTCTCGATGGACTTGAAATATCATGGGTTCCTTCGATTACCGAAGTTGACCGTGAAGAATGGGACTGCCTCGCCAAGGGGCTGAATTTCCCGTTTCTGGAGTGGGATTGGCTGCGGCTTATTGAGCAGAGCGGCAGTGCCTCTCCTGAGAGCGGCTGGCTTACAGCCCATCTGCTTGTCCGCTATGAGGGAAAGCTGGTTGGGGCCGCACCTTTGTTTGTCCGGGATCAGAGTGAAGGAGAATTCATTTTTGACCGGGTCTGGATGGAAGTCGCCAAGAAGGGCGGTCTTACATATTTTCCTAAAATTGTAGGCATGAGTCCTTTTACTCCCGCTTCGGGCTACCGTTTTCTTATTTCTCCTGATCTACCCGACAAAAGAATCAGCGGATTGATATGCCGTACACTTGACCGTTTTTGTTCTGTAAATGGACTGGGAAGTTGTGCCTTTAATTTTGTAGACCCTGACTGGGTAACCGAAATGGAGGCTTTCGGTTACGCGGCGTGGAAACATCAAGGATATGTCTGGGAAAATCATGATTACAGGGATTTCGATCACTGGCTGCTGACCATGAACAGTAACAGGCGCAAGACCATCCGCCGGGAGCGAAAAGCCCTGCGGCGAGAGAATGTCCGGGTGGAAATACTTACCGGGTACGATATCCCGGACAGTTATTTTGATCTCATGTTTCGCTGTTATGAATCTACCAATGACAAGTTCGGTGTCTGGAGTTGTAAATATCTGACTCCCCGCTTTTTTGACGGCTTGAAGCATAGCATGAGGGAAAATCTCATGTTTACTGTTGCTTATCGCGGAGATGATCCTGATCCTCTGGCTATGTCCATGTTTGTTTTTTCCGGGGACAGGCTTTGGGGCAGGTATTGGGGCTGTTTTGAGGAAGTGCGCTTCCTTCATTTTGAGCTTTGTTATTACGCGCCTATCGAGTGGGCAATGAAGAATGGTATAAATTTATACGATCCGGGCATGGGCGGGGAACACAAGGCCAGACGCGGATTTTTTTCCACGCCCTCTTACAGTCTGCATAAATTTACCGATCCGTCCATGGACCTGACCTTTAAGACTTATATTCAGGAAGTTAATAATCTTGAAAACGGTTATATCAGCGAAATGAACGAACTCATGCCTGTAGGGAGTCCAGAGAACAGCGAAGATTAGTTGCGCTGTTTCAGCAGAAAATTACGCACATCATCCGTAATGGAAATCTCTTCATATCCTTGGAACTGATGGTCGTTGTCATAAGAAATTATTTGAGCTCCGGCTCTTTTGAGTATCGATTTCATATGATTCTGATCCAGCAGTTCATCCTGTTCCCCGAGCAGGGCCAGCACCTGTCCTTTTATAGTACCTTTTTCTGCGATGCCTTTCTCCAGCTCTTCTTCGACCATAGCGAAGCGGTCAACATGTTCCTGCTTGATGAGGATGCTGTCCCCATTGGCGAATTCGTAAACATCGCCCAGACGGCTGCGAACCAGCGCGGCCGGATTGAGTGCCGGATTGATCAGAAGCGCAGGAACGCCATGACGAAGGTGCATGATCAAAGAATACAGTCCTCCCATAGAAGAACCCTGCATTACAACAGGCAGATCTTTGCTTTTCATGACAATGTCATCAATAATTTCGAGGCTTTCCAGCGGGTCCGCGGGCAGGTCGGGACTTATTAGTTCATGGTCCGGGTAATTTTTGCCAAGCGCGGCTGCCTTGGAGTTTGCACCGCTTGATCCGAATCCATGAATGTTAATAAAAATATTTTTCATATCAGTAAGATTGGGGTATGTTGGTTGCAAATATGAGATGAATTTCGTTCAAATATTACTGATTAAATAATCAAAAGCTTGCCTGCCCGCAAGGGAAACCTACTTTTGTCTGGCTGGTGTGGAATCTGTATTTGTCCGGTCCGTATAAATATGCTTAGGAGATGGCGTGATATCTTACAGTACTTGTTTTGCTGAAAAATCGGGAGTGCGAGGTGAGTAAAGAACATCCGGCGATTGTTTTTTTCAGCGGAGGTACTGCTTTGAACGGGTTGGCCGCTGAACTCGCTAAAGTCAATCCGGAATGCGCGTATATCATTACCACTTTTGATTCCGGAGGCAGTTCCGCCGCTCTGCGGGAGGTTTTTGATATGCCTGCGGTAGGGGATGTCCGTAACCGTATGCTGGCTCTTGCCGATACGGAAAGTCCCGAGAGAAAAAATATAGTGGATCTACTGAATACCAGACTTCCTCCTTTTGCGGATCGTACCGCGCTTAACGGGCAGCTTTCCCATCTGGCCAGTGGTTCACATCCGCTTATGGAAGCCCTTCCTGAAGTTATCCGTAAAATCCTTTCCGAGCGCTTTGCCATGTTTATCGAACTGGTAGGTGATAATTTTGATCCGCTGAACGCAAGTCTGGGAAATATTGTACTTGCGACCGGATTTATGGTGCACGAAAGGGTATTGGTCCAGTCCATAGCTCAGCTTTCCAGACTGATCGGAGTGCGGGGAATTGTTCGGGCAGCCACTGTGGATAACGGGCATCTGGCGGTACGCTTGATGAAC is a window of Maridesulfovibrio sp. DNA encoding:
- a CDS encoding ATP-binding protein → MKNKISYKLSSLVAAAICGMALVAALAMGGVFSYSYFNTLKDEFHNRVSAEGQEVSLELYSFLHRAMARLGELSKDNSIRVATMMGVDYPLSEKLSEYDQSPLGLDFYVMRKDDGRIFDSSGKMFYKSYVLAALLDPPHRCSFCRKDDGGFITVFSLPIRSRSKIVGSAACLVDFSRSEVKSTIQNSEMSRMVLFEKGKAYDLLTGAPLPFELDEEVANGDLINVTLNNDQHGVLYRSSLVPGLSYFVSNDSLDESLQHTFWLLFPLFGAVIGLCLMVSLYLSSILTRPLSEMTDSAEEISNGREEDLPDRKSMITEINALGGALASMLESLRKNRGLEQYQFFFDNVDDLVCITDIDGFFLKVNSRGTDFLGYGYDEFLKKTIFEIMPPYERDSLRCILNSIFTDEGAMQFECPVIAKSGEIVHTDVRSRRIAYEGQNVLLSVVRDVTDRKRDEEELQRYAAEILKAKEVEERNSAHMAETLKKLEEAMARAEVANRTKSEFLAQMSHEIRTPMNSILGMADMLSDTPLTAEQKSYVSIFSDSGRALMNLINDILDISKIESGKLLLENTVFNIDDLVDEVAGIMSVSAWKKRLVFACHVDPLCPEQFKGDPTRIKQILVNLLSNAIKFTDTGSVTLAISSRSGSADKATLHMVVSDSGIGISEEKLKVIFDNFVQADSSTTRKYGGTGLGLSITRNLVEMMGGNITVHNLTSGGAEFRADIQVGQVSLPEEGSAAVRTAVQEREILVIDEHDLVGNYICKCLTQWGAKCMHSGDLNFACVQNKSCRSNAELIIVSDRLGEEDGLSEVEAIKARLNCKNPVLCTMSSSPGVSSNRPEINYLFGVKGSMGWPVTRGGLRRAMLEIYGISVNRPIEKESFVELNPLRLLIADDSENNRTLFDFFLKDTPFRLWYASDGEEAVQIYRENNFDLVLMDIQMPVKDGLDATREIRAYELENGYPSTPVIALSASSREEDKKRCLEAGCNGFMSKPIKKIVLIKGILKYGS
- a CDS encoding UPF0489 family protein, which gives rise to MGKWIVDFQGRNHSTAIKLNFLWQQDNIFIMDNHRAALWCWLDVLKKSESVNLFHVDRHFDALFSAKDYAHFPHDDFEGFGIKEYLEFGYDNDFFAVTPLFRWDNYLGLFIEKYGEKIGEWAFATHGKGSAPRNIGFAAYEPWELPAALNKLEGNWIFNLDLDYFFGRMADNKMGRLFTDAYINDWGNELRKAYDTGTIKVLTISLSPECAAGWAGAEAALAAFNEGLGISFTLPE
- a CDS encoding endonuclease/exonuclease/phosphatase family protein, whose amino-acid sequence is MTGYFFIKWFTAPLFHIGSLEQGQVLRFNDTDLLPEFENEELRVLSYNLGFAAGPVQITLADDHPESFYTSNLDKFIELVRAKKANILLLQEVDLDSKRSWYMNQLDYIMQELGWGYAAPVVDWDMFFPFRKERKITKATVVISKFPMVSNEYTLTSCKPNFENMLLNLFYYPLLWKSTMQRVGLKVNGKILDIYNVHLCVWNRAARVAQAEFLTEWINRESAGNNYLIGGDFNFQAYIRGTPVPNDDLKKIPFIKGFRERLKGCGEILSNFNSSAEELHKNYTFAERKHRYDFLFYSQGLHRDGGEVVRTIDSSDHFPVFGRFKIAE
- a CDS encoding substrate-binding periplasmic protein, giving the protein MHGLFIDMLDKFQAQHPEYDLEYKCLPRARIGKILATGKADAFALSSPMFLCDEINSKYRNSLPLWTVGDYLLVRKNSPLTKSDLLSLTGRTIAVLHGNSYGPLDEYFKKGQLNRHAVYSTSQMLELLLKKRVDAAICNKSTLPGLVKRSGHVMNEFKMLDKPLYTFKLHLMVNREKSGFLHDFNEFIKNTPLPDLQEGG
- a CDS encoding ABC transporter substrate binding protein, translated to MKINKSSFAVVSLVLFFAYYVLIIPQAEAKDIFIVHSYALDNICGDPQHQGVLESLAKAGFVEGDNLTVYKYAMDTKKVNNTPELIAQQAEIVLEKVKAQHPDVLVLLDDNAFRTVGLRLVDTDINIVFCGLNGQPEDYDRKVKWMTSKSRPGHNITGVYEKLHFIEACLVQQKIIPDLKKILVIGDESPTGKAILKQINKELEESELGPGLEIEIRIAPSWEEYKKILGQACSDSSIGTIYPSATLLKDSKSGAHSTSEIVEWTVAHCRTPGIPLNYSFARLGMLGGVGVDFIAMGRQAGKMVAQIMKGTSPGDIPIEEAERYALVFNLRRARELGMEIPIDILMAADVVYK